From Streptomyces sp. TLI_105, the proteins below share one genomic window:
- a CDS encoding response regulator transcription factor: MRVILAEDSTLLREGLVRLLVEEGHEVLAAFGDAEGLVAEVAARRPDVVVADIRMPPTHTDEGLRAAVEIRERLPETGVLVLSQYVERSYAARLLAAGAERVGYLLKDRVAQVEEFLDALDRIQAGGAAIDPEVVRQLVVRSAHADPLARLTPREREVLEVLAQGYTNAAIARQLHLSLSAVEKYLGVVFDKLELHRTDGYSRRILAVLRYLEA, encoded by the coding sequence GTGCGCGTGATCCTGGCCGAGGACTCGACCCTGTTGCGGGAGGGCCTGGTGCGGCTGCTCGTCGAGGAGGGCCACGAGGTGCTCGCCGCGTTCGGCGACGCGGAGGGCCTCGTCGCCGAGGTGGCGGCGCGGCGCCCGGACGTCGTGGTCGCCGACATCCGGATGCCGCCGACCCACACGGACGAGGGGCTGCGGGCCGCCGTGGAGATCCGCGAGCGGCTGCCGGAGACGGGGGTGCTCGTGCTCTCCCAGTACGTCGAGCGCAGCTACGCGGCCCGGCTCCTCGCCGCCGGCGCGGAACGGGTCGGCTACCTCCTCAAGGACCGGGTGGCCCAGGTCGAGGAGTTCCTCGACGCGTTGGACCGGATCCAGGCGGGCGGGGCGGCGATCGACCCGGAGGTCGTGCGCCAGCTCGTCGTGCGCAGCGCCCACGCCGATCCCCTGGCCCGGCTCACCCCGCGCGAGCGGGAGGTCCTGGAGGTGCTGGCCCAGGGGTACACGAACGCGGCGATCGCACGGCAGCTGCACCTCTCGCTGAGCGCGGTGGAGAAGTACCTGGGCGTCGTCTTCGACAAGCTGGAGCTCCACCGGACCGACGGCTACAGCCGGCGGATCCTGGCCGTGCTGCGCTATCTGGAGGCCTGA
- a CDS encoding CaiB/BaiF CoA-transferase family protein has protein sequence MAGPLSGVRVLEFAGSAPTAFVGTVLSGLGADVVRVDRAPAGPPAPDAARPAENPLSRGRRSVALDLKSPEGIERALALAEHADILVEGFRPGVADRLGIGPEAAHARNPRLVYGRLSGWGGQGEWAGRAAHDLAVLALTGALDTDPATGAPVPPPTAYLSSFAGGANAHVHGLLAALHERERSGRGQVVDTALADGAALIATLIHQWRAVPGNHTVTDAPHYSFYAAADGLHLAVAAIEPRLYRNLLEQLGLTDDDTLPDRADPAAWPELRALIAARFATRDREHWVKLFDAVDAGVAPVLTAAEAAEHHQLAARGAFVDVGGTLQPAPASRFDRTPTDAPGRAPLPGEHTDEVPAEWAQASR, from the coding sequence ATGGCAGGACCGCTGAGCGGAGTGCGCGTACTGGAATTCGCGGGCTCGGCGCCCACCGCGTTCGTCGGCACCGTCCTGTCCGGTCTCGGCGCCGATGTCGTACGGGTCGACCGGGCACCGGCCGGGCCGCCCGCCCCTGACGCCGCGCGCCCGGCTGAGAACCCGCTCTCCCGCGGCCGCCGTTCGGTCGCCCTGGACCTCAAGAGCCCCGAGGGGATCGAGCGGGCGCTCGCGCTCGCCGAGCACGCCGACATCCTCGTCGAGGGCTTCCGCCCCGGCGTCGCCGACCGCCTCGGCATCGGCCCCGAGGCCGCCCACGCCCGCAACCCGCGCCTGGTGTACGGCCGGCTCAGCGGCTGGGGCGGCCAGGGCGAGTGGGCCGGACGCGCCGCCCACGACCTCGCGGTCCTCGCCCTGACCGGCGCCCTCGACACCGACCCCGCCACCGGAGCGCCGGTGCCGCCCCCGACCGCGTACCTCTCCAGCTTCGCCGGCGGGGCCAACGCCCATGTGCACGGGCTGCTCGCCGCGCTCCACGAGCGGGAGCGCTCGGGCCGGGGCCAGGTCGTCGACACCGCCCTCGCGGACGGCGCCGCCCTGATCGCCACCCTGATCCACCAGTGGCGCGCGGTCCCCGGCAACCACACCGTCACCGACGCCCCGCACTACTCCTTCTACGCGGCCGCCGACGGCCTGCACCTCGCCGTCGCCGCCATCGAACCCCGGCTCTACCGGAACCTCCTGGAGCAGCTGGGCCTGACGGACGACGACACCCTCCCCGACCGCGCCGACCCGGCCGCCTGGCCCGAGCTGCGCGCCCTGATCGCCGCCCGCTTCGCGACCCGGGACCGCGAGCACTGGGTCAAGCTCTTCGACGCCGTGGACGCCGGAGTGGCCCCGGTGCTGACCGCCGCCGAGGCGGCCGAGCACCACCAACTGGCCGCGCGCGGAGCCTTCGTGGACGTCGGCGGCACCCTCCAGCCGGCCCCCGCCTCCCGCTTCGACCGCACCCCGACCGACGCCCCGGGCCGCGCCCCGCTCCCGGGCGAGCACACCGACGAGGTGCCGGCCGAATGGGCTCAGGCCTCCAGATAG
- a CDS encoding organic hydroperoxide resistance protein has protein sequence MAVVYTAEVASTGDGRNGAVRSSDGLLDLPLSSPKAVGGSGTATNPEQLFAAGYAACFHSALRVSAREAKTVLTDDTVTAEVALHKEEGGFHLSVVLTVELPGLDAAEARRLADAAHGRCPYSKAIRGNVEVRIDLAA, from the coding sequence ATGGCCGTCGTCTACACCGCCGAGGTCGCTTCCACCGGAGACGGGCGCAACGGCGCCGTGCGCTCCTCCGACGGGCTCCTCGATCTGCCGCTGTCGAGCCCCAAGGCCGTCGGCGGTTCCGGCACCGCGACCAACCCCGAGCAGCTCTTCGCCGCCGGCTACGCCGCCTGCTTCCACAGCGCGCTCCGGGTCTCCGCGCGCGAGGCGAAAACCGTGCTCACGGACGACACCGTCACCGCCGAGGTGGCGCTGCACAAGGAGGAGGGCGGCTTCCACCTGTCGGTGGTCCTCACCGTCGAACTGCCCGGGCTCGACGCTGCCGAGGCGCGGCGGCTCGCCGACGCCGCCCACGGCCGCTGCCCGTACTCGAAGGCGATCCGGGGGAACGTCGAGGTGCGGATCGACCTCGCGGCCTGA